The Aureimonas mangrovi genome contains the following window.
CAAAGCCCTCCTTGCCGACGCCCACGCCATAGCGCGTCGCCTGGCCGTTCCCCTCGACGTAGTAGAGGAACTTGCGGCCCGTATCGACGATGATGGTGCCGGGCTTCTCGTTGGTCGAGATCTGCACCTGATGGCGGGCGAAGCGCGCGTCGGGGCGCGGCATGGTCTGGGTGGAGCGGGCCTGCGCACGCTGCGTCTGCGTCACCTGTGCGCGCTCGGTCGGCGTGCCCTGCACCCAGCGCTGCGCGGAGAAGTCGTAGTAGCGGGTCTGCTGCGCGCTGGCAGGGCCGGCGATCGCGAAGGCGGTGAGCCCCGCGAAGACCGCTGCGGCCATCGTCCTGGAAATCGTCATGGCATCACCTTTTCGCTTCTTGTGCGGATGGCGACGCCATCCTCCAGCCTTCGGACATGCTTGTTATCGTTTCGACGAGAATGCACGTATTCGGCCAGCGGCTCCTGTTCCGCGCCGGCACCGACGGAGATTGCGGCAGCACTGTGGCGCCTAGAACACAACCACGCGGGCGCCCACCGGCACGCGGCCGTAGAGATCTATGACGTCCTCGTTGCGCATGCGGATGCAGCCGGACGAGACGGCCTGTCCGATCGTCCAGGGCTGGTTGGTGCCGTGGATGCGGTAGAGCGTGTCGCCAAGATAAAGGGCGCGGGCACCGAGCGGGTTATCCGGTTCGCCGGGCATGTGTGCGGGCAGCACGACGCCTCTGGCGCGCTCGCGCGCGATCATCTGGCGCGGCGGCGTCCAGCCCGGCCATTCGGCCTTGCGGGTGATCGTCTCCGAGCCCTTCCAGGAGAAGCCTTCCTTGCCGACACCCACGCCATAGCGCATCGCCCGGCCGTTCGGCTCGACGAGGTAGAGGTAGCGCGCCCGCGTGTCGATCACGACGGTGCCGGGGCGGTGCGGACCCTCGTAGACGACGGTCGTCGGCAGGAAGGCCGGGTCGATCGTGCGTGTCGCGTGCGGCTGCATGGTGCGCACCGGCGGCGTGACGACCGCCACCTCCTGTTTGGGCGCGACCACGACCGGATGCCCGCGCGGGGCGACGAATTGAGGCGAGGTCGGCACGATGCGCTTGCGGCGGGGGCGTTCGACCTGGCCGAGCGGCACGACTACGCCGCCGGGGCCGACGACGCCGACCGGGATGTTGCCCTGGAAGACGACCTGCCCGTCCGGGTGCGAATAGACGGTCGGCGGTGTCTTGTACTCGATCGCGACGCCTGCGGACGGCGAGAGCTGGAGCACGCGTTCGGCGGCGAGGCGCTGGTCGAGGCGCACATAGTCGTCGCGCGCGCTGGCGCCGGACGTGCCGGCCACGAGAAGCGCGGCGGCAAGGAAGATGGCAAAGTTTCGCATGCGATGCGGACCCTTCGGCCGGTTGTCACTTGATGCGAAACTGGGCCTGCAGGACCGAGGAAATGGTGAAGGAGCGCCCGGCTTCGGCGCTCTCGTGGACTATCTTCGCGCGCAGCGTTAACGCGCGCTTGGCAGCGCTGGTTAATGCGCGCTTAACGGCGGGCGAGGCGCCGCCGCGCATCGCGCAGGATGGCGGGCAGGAGGGGCGCTGCGTCCGCTTCGCGCATGCCTGGCGTGAGACGTTCGTCATAGAGCATGTTGAGGATCAGGCGGTCGTAGCGGGTGAACTCGGTGAGCTGCGACGTGTCGTTGAAGACGCTTTCGGGCGCATCGGCATTGTCGTTCAGCGGCCCCAGCCCCTGTAGGATCTCCTCGACCATGCAGCGGCGGAACAGCGGCTCGCCCTCGTCGGAGACGATGATGGCGTCCGAGCGCCGCAGCCCCTGTCGTGAATAGTTGGCGCGCACGATGCAATTGCCCGGCACGGTCATGAACGGGTTGCCGTAGACGCGGCGGCCGACCTCCTGATAGCGCGCCCGATCGACGATGTGGACGATAAAATCCGCGCGCTCACCCTCGTCGACGAAGGACGTCTCCAGCCCGTCGATGGCCGCATCCACCTGCGTCACGAAGCGACGGACGGCAGCGCGACGGTCGATCCGCGACGTCTGCTCGATGCGGAAGCGCACCGGCCGCATGAACTTCTTGAGATAGGTGCCGTCGCTCATCGGCCCGGTGATCTCGGACGAGAAGACCACCGAGTTGAAGCCCGCGATCATCGCCGCGTCACTCGCGCGCTGGGCATGAGCCGGGCCGAGTGAGGCGAAGAGGAGAAGGAACCCGAGGGCGGCTTTGGCAATAAAAGGCATCGGCCGTCCGGTCTGCGTCGCTGCCCTCGCATGTTATGGCGTCGCGCGTTCGCCACAAGGTGCGGCGCCCCGCCCGTGTCGCGTCATCGCTCGTGCGTGGCTCTTGCGCCACGCAGCGTTCGCGGGCAGACGAGGCGTATGGCGGAAGACGGCATCACTGTCGGCGCGGACGGCGCGGCACGTTGCGCCTGGGCGGGGGCGGACGCGCTCTATGGGCGCTATCACGACACTGAATGGGGCCGCCCGCAGGGGGACAGCCGCGCCCTCTACGAGAAGCTGTGCCTCGAAGGCTTTCAGGCCGGGCTTTCCTGGATCACCATCCTGCGCAAGCGCGAGGCCTTCCGGGAGCTTTTCGAAGGCTTCGAGGTGGACCGTGTCGCCCGCTTCGGCGAGCCGGACATCGAGCGCATCGTGCAGGATGCGCGCATCATCCGCCATCGCGGCAAGATCGCTTCGGCGATCCGCAATGCGCGGGCCGTTCGCGAGCTTGAGCAGAAAGAGGGCCGCTCGCTCGCCGCCTTCCTCTGGAGCTTCGAGCCCGGCGAGGACGAGCGTCCGCGGCGCGTGACGCGGGACTGGATCGTCGCCAACACCGTCACGCCGGCTTCGACGCGGCTTTCCAAGGCGCTGAAGAAACATGGCTTCGGCTTTGTCGGCCCTACCACCTGCCACGCCTTCATGGAGGCAATGGGCATGGTCAACGACCATATGGACGGCTGCGCCTGCCGCGCCCCTTGCGAAGCCGAGCGCCAGGCCTTTGTACGCCCGCGCTGAAACTTGAAGCGGCCCGCCCCATCCGTTAGGACGCGCGAAGAAACTAGAACATCGAAATTACTTATTTGGGCGCTGCGGTCTCAGCGGGCGCCGTGCTTGCGACGGGCAGCGAAGACATGGCCGAAAAGAACAAGAAGAAGCCCACCCGCGTGAAGGCGCGCGCGCCGCGCGGCTTCGTCGATCGCTCGGCCGCCGACCTGCGCGCGCAGGGACAGATGCTGGAGACGATCCGCCGCGTCTACGAGACCTGGGGCTTCGAGCCGGTCGAGACGCCCTTCCTCGAATACACCGACGCGCTCGGCAAGTTTCTGCCCGACTCGGACCGCCCGAACGAAGGCGTCTTCTCGCTGCAGGACGACGACGAGGAATGGCTGTCGCTGCGCTACGACCTGACCGCGCCGCTGGCGCGCTACGTGGCCGAGAATTTCGAGGACCTGCCGAAGCCCTATCGCTCGTATCGCGCGGGCTACGTCTTCCGCAACGAGAAGCCGGGGCCGGGCCGCTTCCGCCAGTTCATGCAGTTCGACGCCGACATCGTCGGCGCGCCGAACGTCTCGGCCGATGCCGAGATGGCGATGATGATGGCCGACACGATGGAGGCGCTCGGCATCGCGCGCGGCCAGTACGTGATCCGGGTGAACAACCGCAAGGTGCTGGACGGCGTCATGGAGGCTATTGGCCTCGGCGGCGACGAGAATGCCGGCCAGCGCCTCACCGTGCTGCGCGCGCTCGACAAGCACGACAAGTTCGGCGACGAGGGCGTGCGGCTCTTGCTCGGCGCCGGCCGAAAGGACGAGAGCGGAGACTTCACCAAGGGCGCTGGCCTCGACACTGCGGCGATCGACAAGGTTATGGGCCTGTTCTCGGAGGGCAGCGACGGAGCGCGGCTCGACGCGATCCGCGCGGCGTTCGCGGGCTCACCGAAGGTCGAGGAAGGCGCGCTCGAGCTGTCGCAGATCGAGGAGGCGAGCCGCGCCGCCGGATACGGCGCCGAGCGCATCTTCATCGACCCCTCGGTCGTGCGCGGGCTCGAATACTACACCGGCCCGGTCTTCGAAGCCGAACTGCTGTTCGACGTCGTCAACGAGAAGGGCGAAAAGGTCCGCTTCGGCTCCGTCGGCGGCGGCGGGCGCTATGACGGCCTCGTCTCGCGCTTCCTGTCGACGTCCGTGCCGGCCACCGGCTTCTCCATCGGTGTCTCGCGGCTGCAGGCCGCATTGAAGAATCTCGGCCGCCTGACCGACGATGCCGCGATCGGTCCGGTCGTCGTCACCGTCATGGATCGCGACCGCATGGCCGACTATCAGGCGATGGCGGCGAAGCTGCGCGCGGCCCTCAACGGTCCCGGCAAGCCGGTCGTCCCGGTGGAAGTGTTCCAAGGCAACCCGAAGCAGTTCGGCAAGCAGCTTCAATATGCCGACCGCCGGAACGCGCCGGTCGCGATCATCCAGGGCGGTGACGAGAAGCTTGCAGGCAAGGTGCAGGTCAAGGACCTCGCGCTCGGCAAGGAGCTCTCGGCCGGCATCGAGGACAATGCCGAATGGCGCGAGGCGCGCGCAGGGCAGGAACTCGTGGACGAGGCCGATCTGGTGACGGCC
Protein-coding sequences here:
- a CDS encoding L,D-transpeptidase codes for the protein MRNFAIFLAAALLVAGTSGASARDDYVRLDQRLAAERVLQLSPSAGVAIEYKTPPTVYSHPDGQVVFQGNIPVGVVGPGGVVVPLGQVERPRRKRIVPTSPQFVAPRGHPVVVAPKQEVAVVTPPVRTMQPHATRTIDPAFLPTTVVYEGPHRPGTVVIDTRARYLYLVEPNGRAMRYGVGVGKEGFSWKGSETITRKAEWPGWTPPRQMIARERARGVVLPAHMPGEPDNPLGARALYLGDTLYRIHGTNQPWTIGQAVSSGCIRMRNEDVIDLYGRVPVGARVVVF
- a CDS encoding DUF2927 domain-containing protein, encoding MPFIAKAALGFLLLFASLGPAHAQRASDAAMIAGFNSVVFSSEITGPMSDGTYLKKFMRPVRFRIEQTSRIDRRAAVRRFVTQVDAAIDGLETSFVDEGERADFIVHIVDRARYQEVGRRVYGNPFMTVPGNCIVRANYSRQGLRRSDAIIVSDEGEPLFRRCMVEEILQGLGPLNDNADAPESVFNDTSQLTEFTRYDRLILNMLYDERLTPGMREADAAPLLPAILRDARRRLARR
- a CDS encoding DNA-3-methyladenine glycosylase I; amino-acid sequence: MAEDGITVGADGAARCAWAGADALYGRYHDTEWGRPQGDSRALYEKLCLEGFQAGLSWITILRKREAFRELFEGFEVDRVARFGEPDIERIVQDARIIRHRGKIASAIRNARAVRELEQKEGRSLAAFLWSFEPGEDERPRRVTRDWIVANTVTPASTRLSKALKKHGFGFVGPTTCHAFMEAMGMVNDHMDGCACRAPCEAERQAFVRPR
- the hisS gene encoding histidine--tRNA ligase, which encodes MAEKNKKKPTRVKARAPRGFVDRSAADLRAQGQMLETIRRVYETWGFEPVETPFLEYTDALGKFLPDSDRPNEGVFSLQDDDEEWLSLRYDLTAPLARYVAENFEDLPKPYRSYRAGYVFRNEKPGPGRFRQFMQFDADIVGAPNVSADAEMAMMMADTMEALGIARGQYVIRVNNRKVLDGVMEAIGLGGDENAGQRLTVLRALDKHDKFGDEGVRLLLGAGRKDESGDFTKGAGLDTAAIDKVMGLFSEGSDGARLDAIRAAFAGSPKVEEGALELSQIEEASRAAGYGAERIFIDPSVVRGLEYYTGPVFEAELLFDVVNEKGEKVRFGSVGGGGRYDGLVSRFLSTSVPATGFSIGVSRLQAALKNLGRLTDDAAIGPVVVTVMDRDRMADYQAMAAKLRAALNGPGKPVVPVEVFQGNPKQFGKQLQYADRRNAPVAIIQGGDEKLAGKVQVKDLALGKELSAGIEDNAEWREARAGQELVDEADLVTAVEAILSRRPRG